The Sphingopyxis fribergensis DNA segment CCCGGCCGCCCCGGCGGCGGCGATATTGACGAACCGGGCCACGGGCCGGATGAGGTGCCGCCGCAGCAGGTTTAATCCACGGCGATTACGGACGGAACGGCGTAGAATATTCGCTTCGTTCGCAGCGGTGGGTGAGCCGTGATATTCGGTCTCGCATTAAATTTTGGGACGGACAGCCGCTATGCTTTATAAATGGCTGTCGCCGATTTAGACTGGCGATCCGACAAGCAACGGGAGTTTGTGCCATGCGTTATGCTTTGCTGTTACCGTTTTTTGCCTCCACTGCCATTTCCGCCCCGGCGCATGCCCAATCCGCGCCCGATGTCGCCGACCTTGTCGGCGCGCGCGGTGCTGGCGGCGAGACCCAGCTGCTCGCGCGCGGCTATGAATCGCGCCAGTCGAACACCGTCCGGGACCAGCGCTATACCTTCTGGTGGAACCAGCGCACCGGACGCTGCATCTCGGTCGCCACGATGGACGGACGCTATTCGGCGATCACCAGCGTACCGCCCGAAAATTGCCAAGGCGACGCGCCGCGCGGCGGCTATGCGCCGCCCGCCGACCATCACGCTCCGCCCGCCGATCCGGGGTATCGCGACCCCGCCTCGCTCGTCCTCGTCTGCTACGGCGCCGGCAACCGCCCCAGCGTCACCACCGCTCCGCGTTACGACTGGAACAGTTCAAAGCATAAATGGGAATGGGGCAATGATGTCGTCAGCACGACCCAGGGCTTCAACAGCGATGTCCAGATCGAGCTTTACGGCGATCAAGGCCGCATCCACCTCGGCCCCAAACTCGTTCCCCCCATTCACTCGGGCGGGCATGAGGGCTGGTGGGATCTCGAAAATCTCGTCGTGACGCCCGACCGCATCACCGCGACCTACCGCCTCAACGGCCTCAACAAACCCAAGGTCGACATCGACCGCCGCTCGGGCCGCATCCAGCTCAAGGCGCAGACCGACTTTTCCGGCCAATGCGATGTCGGCAATTGGGGCGCCGGGCAAAGGCGCTTCTGATCGGATGAAAGCTGGCCGGGGCGCACCCCGGCCAGCGTCAGCCGAGCGCCTTTTTCAGCAGCTCGTTGACGACCTGCGGGTTCGCCTTGCCCTGCATCGCCTTCATCGTCTGTCCGACGAAGAAGCCGAACAAGGCTTCCTTGCCGCCCCTATACTGCTCGACCTTGTCGGCATTGGCGGCCAGGATCTTGGCGATTTCGGCTTCGATCGCTCCGGTGTCACTGGTCTGCTTCAGACCGTCGCGCTCAACGATTTCGGCAGCGCCGTCGCCGCTTTCGAGCATCTTCTCGAACACCGCCTTCGCGATCGTTCCCGAAATCGTGCCGTCTGCGACGAGGCTGAGCAATTCGGCGGCATGCTCGGGCGAAACCGGCGAGTCCGAAATGTCGCGGCCCATGCGGTTGAGCGCGCCGAACAGCTCGCTCGTCACCCAGTTCGCCGCGGCAACGGGCTTCGCGCCCGCATCGAGCAACGTATCGAACCAGCGCGCCGCCTCGACCTCGGCAGTCAGCACATCGGCATTATAGGCCGAAATTCCCGCCGCCAGATAACGCGCACGCTTGGCGTCGGGCAATTCGGGCAAGCTGTCGCGGCACTCGGCCAGAAACGCATCGTCAAGCTCGAGCGGCAACAGGTCGGGATCAGGGAAGTAGCGGTAATCATGCGCGTCTTCCTTCGACCGCATCGAGCGCGTCTCGCCCCGGTCGGGATCGTAAAGCCGCGTTTCCTGCACCACAGTGCCGCCGCTTTCGATCAGTTCGACCTGGCGCTTCGCCTCGCCCTCGATCACCGCCATCACGAAGCGCACCGAATTGACGTTCTTCGTCTCGGTGCGCGTCCCGAATTCGTCGCCGGGCTTGCGAACCGACACGTTGACGTCGGCGCGCATCGATCCCTCTTCCATATTGCCGTCGCACGATCCAACATAGCGCAGGATCGCGCGCAGCTTGCGCACATAAGCGCCAGCCTCGGCGGGCGAGCGCATGTCGGGTTTCGACACGATCTCCATCAAAGCGACGCCGCTGCGGTTGAGGTCGACGTAAGACATCGTCGGATGCTGGTCGTGCATCAGCTTGCCGGCATCCTGTTCGACATGGATGCGCTCGACCCCGATCACCTTGGGCGCGGGAATCCCCGCCTTCTCGTCCGCCTCGACGGTGATCGCACCTTCTCCGACAAGCGGATGATAAAGCTGCGAGATCTGGTAACCCTGCGGCAGGTCGGCATAGAAATAATTCTTGCGGTCGAACCGCGACCATTTGTTGATCTGCGCCTCGATCGCCATGCCGGTGCGCACCGCCTGACGGATGCACTCGCGGTTCGGCACCGGCAGCATCCCCGGCATCGCGGCGTCGACCAGCGACACCTGCGTGTTCGGCTCGGCGCCAAACGCCGTCGCGGCGCCCGAGAACAGCTTGGCGTTGGTCGTGATCTGGGCGTGAACCTCCAGGCCAATCACGACCTCCCACTCGCCGGTTTCGCCCTTGATGCGATAATCTGAAACGCTCATTCTCTTCTCAATTCGCAAAAGTTCGCGATACACTGGCGTCGTATATCGCAGGAAAGAACATCAGGCCCGCCAACAGCGCCATGGCCACATTGTTATCGAGCCTTGCCGCATGCAAAGCCGTTATGGCCGCAACGCCAGCCAATGGGACGAAAGTCCAGTGCCAGGGGAACTGCCTGCGATCGAAGTTCCGGCCCAGCCGCACGGCCAGTCCAACCAGCCAAGCCAGCAGCACGGCGAAATGCGCGAGGAGCCAGCGGCTCGATACATCGAAATTGCCGATCTGTTCGCACGCGACGATCAGCAACAGAAACGACACGATCGTGATGAAAAACTGAAAAATTCGATAGCCGCTGCCCAACGCCGCCGTTGCAAAGCTTACATGGTTCTGGATGAAAATCTTTGCGACCCAGAATATTAGGAAAGCGATATAGAAAAGCAGACAGGCAACATCGATCAGCGTCGGCGCTTTCTTCACGGCATCGGCTATATTGGTGGTCAATACGACAAATGCCGTCGTGCCGAGGGAGACATTCACTCCCTGCAACATCGTCATTTGCGTCGAATTGAGCGCCATCTTACCACCACTTCTCCGCGCGAGCCGTAAACCCAGCCCGTTCCTCGATCGCCAGCCCGGCGTTCAGCACGCCCTGCTCGTCGAATGCCTTGCCGATGATCTGCAAGCCCAGCGGCAGCCCTTCGCGGTTCAGCGCCGCGGGGACCGACATCGCGGGCAGCCCCGCGAGGCTCGCGGGCACCGCGAACACGTCGTTCAGATACATTGCCAGCGGGTCGGCCATCTTTTCGCCCAGCCCGAACGCCGCCGACGGCGCGGTCGGTGCCAGGATCACGTCGCAAGTCTCGAACGCCGCAGTAAAGTCGCGCGAGATCAGCGTCCGCACCTTCTGCGCCTGCGTGTAGTACGCATCATAAAATCCCGCCGACAGCACATAGGTGCCGATCATGATGCGGCGCTTGACCTCGGGCCCGAAACCGTCGGCGCGCGTCGCGGCATACATGTCCTGCAACCCCGCGCCCTGCGGCAGGTCGCGGAGGCCATAGCGCACGCCATCATAGCGCGCGAGGTTCGACGACGCCTCGGCGGGCGCGATGATATAATAGGTCGGCAGCGCATATTTGGTGTGCGGCAGGCTGATGTCGACGACCTCGGCCCCTGCATCCTTCAGCATTGCGATCCCGGCGTCCCACATCGCGTCGATGTCGGGGTCGATGCCTTCGAGGCGATATTCCTTGGGAATACCGACCCTCTTGCCCTTGAGATCGCTCGACAAAGCGGCCTCCCAATCGGGCACCGGCAGGTTCAGGCTCGTCGCGTCCTTCGGATCGAAGCCCGCCATATTTTCGAGCATGATCGCGCAGTCGCGCACATCGCGCGCCATCGGCCCGGCCTGATCGAGCGAACTCGCGAACGCCACGATGCCCCAGCGCGAGCAGCGGCCATAGGTCGGCTTGATCCCCGAAATGCCGGTGAACGCCGCCGGCTGGCGGATCGAGCCGCCGGTGTCGGTCCCCGTCGCCGCGGGGCAGAGCCGCGCCGCGATCGCCGACGACGATCCGCCCGACGAACCGCCCGGCGCCAGCGCCGCATTGCCACCGTCCTTGCGCTTCCACGGCGAAATCACATTGCCGAAATAGCTCGTCTCGTTCGACGACCCCATCGCAAACTGGTCGAGGTTCAGCTTGCCCAGCATCCCCGCACCCGCGTCCCACAATTTCTGCGAAACGGTCGATTCATAACGCGGCACAAAACCTTCGAGCATATGGCTCGCGGCGGTCGTCTGCACGCCGTTGGTGCAGAACAGATCCTTCATCCCGATCGGCACGCCCGAAAGCGGCTTCAGCGTCCCCGCCGCACGATCGGCATCCGCTGCCTCAGCCGCGCTCAGCGCCTGCTCGGGCGTCTCGACGATAAACGCATTCAGCGCCTTCGCCCCCGCGACATTGGCGTTGAACGCCTCGGCGACCTCGACGGCCGAAAAATCGCCCGCGCGGTGCCCGTCGCGGATCTGCGCGACGGTCAGGTTGGTAAGCTCAGTCATTATTCAAAACCCCGTGCCCCTGCGAAGGCAGGGGCCCATCTTCAGACGTCTCGTGATGGATCCCCGCCTTCGCCGGGATGATCGCATGATGTCGTTCCGCCATCATTCGATCACCTTCGGCACGCCAAAGAATCCGTGCATCGCCGCCGGCGCATTGGCGAGAATATCGTCGCGGCGGTTGCCGCCGGTCAGCGGGTCGGCATCGATCACATCGTCGCGCAGCCGCAGCGTGTTCGGGATCACCGCGGTCATCGGCTCGACCCCGGTCACATCGACCTCACCGAGTTGCTCGACCCAGCCCAGAATGCCGTTCAATTCGCCTTCCATCGCGGCGGCTTCGGCATCGCTGATCGCGATGCGCGCCAGCGACGCGATTTTCCTTACTGTTGCCTGATCGATTGCCATGATCGCCCTAACTTTAACGAAGCCGCGCCGCTAGCATCCCCGCCGGATCGCTTCAAGGCGCGGCTGGCAGAACTGCCCCAAAAACCTTCGTCATTCCCGCGAAAGCGGGAACCCAGAGCGTGGCAAACTGGGTTCCCGCTTTCGCGGGAATGACGAGATGAAGAATTGCTCGCGGGGCTACCTACTCAAAAGTCCCGGATTCCTGTACGCCATCGACCAGCACCCGACGCTGCTGCACGTTCTCGACCTCGATCCGGGCCTTCGACAGGTCGACCGGCGGCTTTTTGGCGGGCGCAGCCTTCGCCCAATCGCCCTGGACCCACTGCCCCGCATCATTCCGCGTCACGAAATCGAAATTCAGCGACTCGCCCGGCGCAATCTGCCCGAGCACGCCAATCCGTTTGTCGTCGAGCCACACCGCGACACACGCCTTCGCGCGGCTGCACATATAGCTGCCCGATACGCGATCGAGGGCCTCGGCGGGCAGCGGACGATCTGCCGGAATGACGCGAAGCCGCTCGACAAAAGGCTTGAGCATGGTCGGCCCCTCGGGTCCGGTCAAATCCCAGCGGTTCTTCGCCGCCAGCGCCGCTTTCGCGGCATCGGCGCGCGGCTTCACCGGCGACTTTTCCAGCTCCTTCAACGCCGCCCGCCCGCTCGGTCCGAAATCATAGGCCAGCGCCGCCCAGTCGAATTTCTCGACCGGCGTCGCCCCCGATTTCAGCCGTGCGAGCTGGTCGCGCGTCGAAATCGCTCCGAAATCGAGGATCGGCAGCGCGAGGAACAAAGCCAGCAACGCCAGCCCGATCGCCAGCTTCTGCTGTAACGGCCGCAGCATATCATCGAAATCGCGCCGCTCCTTCACCACCGCCCACACGCCCGCCAAACCATAGGCCAGCGCGATGACAGCCGCGATCACGCCCCAGATACGCTCGGGGGTCCAGCCGTACTGGATCACCCGCAAATGCATCGAATAATAAGCGATCCCCGCCAGCGGCAGCACCGCGACGACCAGCACCGGCGCCGCCCAGCGCAACATCGGGTTCGTCGCGCGGTCCTCGCTGCCATTGCCGATCACCGCATTGGCGAGCAGCACCGCAAACGCCGCCACGCCCATCATCACCGCCGCGGTCGAGAAACCCGAATCCCAAAGCTTTTGCAGCCCCGTCCCCGCGAGCGACAGCAGGAACAGCACCAACGCGACCGCCAGCACCGGCGCCAGCACCGCAAGCACGATCATCACCAGCCGCTGCAACGTCGAAACCAGTCTGTCGCGTTCGCGCAGCAGGCCGACCGCGCCGCCGAACGCCGCGCCCGCGAGCATCCAGCCGAACCATTCGTCATTGAGCAGGTCGAAGATCAGATTGATCCCGATCAGCTTAAACATCTGCCCGATCAGCACGACGAGCAGGAAGGTGATGCCGACGAACGCCAGGCTCGCCGCGCCGATCACCGCATCGGTCCACGCATGACTGTGAAGCCGTTCATGCGGCATCTGCCACAGCTTCCAGAAGCGCCAGTCGGGCGCGACGTCGCGCCGCGTCTGGAACAACGGCGTCGCGACGAGCACCGCGACCAACCCCGACCAGAAGGGCCACTCGATCAGATTCCCCTGGATATTATACCCCGCCGTCTGCCACGCGATCAGGCCCATCACCGCGCCCCACGCCAGCGCAAAGCCCAGCGCCCAATGCCAACGCCGCAATTCGACGCCGAGCACGAAGGTGATCGTCGCCACCACGACAAAGGCGGCGGCCGCGCTCCGCCAATAGGCCGGGTCCGACTGATGGCCCGTCAGCAAATGCATCGCCAGCCCCGCCACGGCACAGATCGCCGCCATGATCCACGGGCGCAGCGGCCACGGCAGATCATTGTGGTCGAGGCGCGCCGAAGCGCGGGAGGGATTGACGGGCGAATCGGCGGCGGCGCCGGTTGCTGCAACTTCGGTCATTTTCCAAACCTAACCTCTCTTTTCGTCCTGCTGAACTTGTTTCAGAAACCATGATGCGACGCAGCGAGTTAGGGCTATGGATGCTGAAACAAGTTCAGCATGACGAGTTGTTTGTAGGCAGCCGCGGGAGCGGCTAGAGAGGCCCGAAATCCGTCTCTCCCGACCGTATGGAATCCTAATTGGCCCGCAAATTTCTCTACGTCATCGCCGCAATCATCCTCCTGATCGTCGCAGCCGGGGTCGTGTACCAGCTCTTCCCGGGCTGGATCGCGCGCACCGCCTTTGTCCCCAGCACCGAATTCAAGCCGCAGGCCGCGGTCGCGCCGAACGCCTATGACGACCCCGAAATGTGGTTCGCGCGCCCGGGGATGGAGAAAGACCCGTCGGCATGGCGCCCCGCCGCCGACGGCCGCGAAACCCCCGGGACCGAAGATGCTAAGACGGGCGGCCAGCTCATCCCGCCCGCCAACGCCGCCCAGACGACAGGTGAAACCCCATTCCCCCAGGGCGACGCCGCGGTCTTCTTCGTCCACCCGACCAGCTATTACAGCCGCTCGAGCTGGAACGCCCCGCTCGAGGACCGCGATTCGGACCACCGCGCCAACCTGTTCGTGCAGGGCATGGCGAGCGCCTTTGCCGACGCGGGCGAAATCTGGGCGCCGCGCTATCGTCAGGCGACGCTCGGCGCCTTCCTCGCCGAAGATCGCGTCACCGCGGGCAAGGCGATCGATTCGGCCTATCGCGACGTCGAGGAAGCGTTCGACGCATTTCTCGCTGCCCAGCCGAAGGACCGGCCGATCATCCTCGCAGGCCACAGCCAGGGCGCGCTTCACCTCACGACCCTGCTCAGGACCCGCATCGCGGGCACCCCGCTCGCAAAGCGGATCGTCGCCGCCTATGTCATCGGCTGGCCGATCAGCCTCGACACCGACCTCGCCGGCCTCGGCCTGCCCGCGTGCCAGACCCCCGAGCAAAAGGGCTGCATCCTCGGCTGGGCGAGCTTCGCCGATCCCGCCGACCCGGTGATGGTCACCGACGCCTATGACGGCACGATCGGCTTCGACGGCCGCCCGCGCGCGGGCACGCGGATGCTCTGCACCAACCCGCTGACGGGCGTCCCCGACACCGAAGCACCGGCAGAGGCCAATCTCGGCACGCTCAAACCCACCGAGGGTTTCAAGTCCGGGTCGCTGATCGCGGGCAGGATCGGCGCCAGATGCGACGACACGCGCGGTTTCCTGATGATCGGCGATGCCGAGGTCGCAAAGAATTATGTCGTTGCGGGCTATGTGCTCCCCGGCAACAATTATCACGTCTACGATATCACCCTCTTCTGGGCGAACGTCCGCGCCGATGCACTCCGCCGCCTCGCAACCTATGAAGGCAAGCCGTCGCCGGTGCCGCCGCCAGCGGCGCCGACCGCTCCGCCCCCTGCCTCCGCTGCCTCGTCACCCCGGACCTGATCGGGGTCCCGCTTTTCAACCCGCTTGTGTCGAGCGAAGTCGAGATACGTCGAGCCTTGCGCATCCCAAGCGTGTCTCGACTTCGCTCGACACGAACGGCTAAAGGGCAAGGATGATCACCACCGCCGCCCCCGACTTCGCCGCCAACTTCCCGGCCGGCGGGCGCCTCATGGGCCTCGACGTGGGCACCAAGACGATCGGCGTCGCCTTCTGCGATATGAACTGGAGCTTCGCGACCCCCGACAAGACGATCATCCGCAAGAAATTCTCGGTCGATCTCGAAATACTCAAAAGCCTGATCGCGCAGCACAACATCGTCGGCCTCGTCGTCGGCCTCCCCCTCAACATGGACGGCACCGACAGCCCACGCACGCAAAGCACCCGCGCCTTCGCGCGCAACCTCGCCCCACTCGCCCTCCCCCTCCTCCTCTGGGACGAACGCTGGTCGACTGCCGCGGTCGAACGCGCGATGATCGCCGCCGACGTCAGCCGCGCCAAACGCGCGACACGCGTCGACAGCGCCGCCGCGGCCTTCATCCTGCAAGGCGCGATCGACGCGATGACGCGCGGTTGAGCCTGTATATTATTGCTTGGCTGATCGCCGCGAACCTGATCGCGTTCGTGCTGATGATCCTCGACAAGAAATTCGCCGAAAGCGGCGCGCGGCGCATTTCCGAAAGCACCCTGCTCGGCTGGGCCCTCGTCAGCGGCGCGATCGGCACAGTCGCCGCTTCACGCCTCGTGCGGCACAAGACGCGCAAACAGCCTTTCGCGACGAAAATGGTCATGCTCTGCGCCGCCGAAATCGTCCTGCTCGCACTTTGGGCGCTCGGGTTTCGGGTTCAGCTCACAAGCAAAATCTGATCGTGCCCCTGCGAAGGCAGGGGCCCATCTCCGGTCGGCGCCGGGTGGAACCGGCGGGAGATGGATCCCTGCCTTCGCAGGGATACAAGAATGTGCGATTTTCGCACGTCGCGACTTGCGATTTTTACACCTTCTGCGTAGACGCTCGGCTTTAATGACAAGCTCCACACTCCGACCCGCCAGCGACTATCCGCCCGGCGGCGATGCCTTTCGCCATCGCCACCTGATCGGCATCGCCCAGCTCACTCCGTGGGAGATTTCCTACGTCCTCGACGCCGCCGAAGAGTGGGTCGACCTCAACCGTTCGGGCGCGGCCAAGCATGACGACCGGCTCGCCGGCCTCACGATCATCAACGCCTTTTTCGAAAATTCAACGCGCACGTTGCTGTCGTTCGAAATCGCCGGAAAACGCCTCGGCGCCGACGTCGTCAACATGCACGCCGCGCAGTCGAGCGTGAAAAAGGGCGAGACGCTGATCGACACCGCGATGACGCTCAACGCAATGCGCGCCGACGCGATCGTGATCCGTCACGGCAGCTCGGGCGCGGTTCAGCTGATCGCCGACAAGGTCGACTGCCCCGTACTCAACGCGGGCGACGGCCG contains these protein-coding regions:
- the gatB gene encoding Asp-tRNA(Asn)/Glu-tRNA(Gln) amidotransferase subunit GatB — encoded protein: MSVSDYRIKGETGEWEVVIGLEVHAQITTNAKLFSGAATAFGAEPNTQVSLVDAAMPGMLPVPNRECIRQAVRTGMAIEAQINKWSRFDRKNYFYADLPQGYQISQLYHPLVGEGAITVEADEKAGIPAPKVIGVERIHVEQDAGKLMHDQHPTMSYVDLNRSGVALMEIVSKPDMRSPAEAGAYVRKLRAILRYVGSCDGNMEEGSMRADVNVSVRKPGDEFGTRTETKNVNSVRFVMAVIEGEAKRQVELIESGGTVVQETRLYDPDRGETRSMRSKEDAHDYRYFPDPDLLPLELDDAFLAECRDSLPELPDAKRARYLAAGISAYNADVLTAEVEAARWFDTLLDAGAKPVAAANWVTSELFGALNRMGRDISDSPVSPEHAAELLSLVADGTISGTIAKAVFEKMLESGDGAAEIVERDGLKQTSDTGAIEAEIAKILAANADKVEQYRGGKEALFGFFVGQTMKAMQGKANPQVVNELLKKALG
- the gatA gene encoding Asp-tRNA(Asn)/Glu-tRNA(Gln) amidotransferase subunit GatA gives rise to the protein MTELTNLTVAQIRDGHRAGDFSAVEVAEAFNANVAGAKALNAFIVETPEQALSAAEAADADRAAGTLKPLSGVPIGMKDLFCTNGVQTTAASHMLEGFVPRYESTVSQKLWDAGAGMLGKLNLDQFAMGSSNETSYFGNVISPWKRKDGGNAALAPGGSSGGSSSAIAARLCPAATGTDTGGSIRQPAAFTGISGIKPTYGRCSRWGIVAFASSLDQAGPMARDVRDCAIMLENMAGFDPKDATSLNLPVPDWEAALSSDLKGKRVGIPKEYRLEGIDPDIDAMWDAGIAMLKDAGAEVVDISLPHTKYALPTYYIIAPAEASSNLARYDGVRYGLRDLPQGAGLQDMYAATRADGFGPEVKRRIMIGTYVLSAGFYDAYYTQAQKVRTLISRDFTAAFETCDVILAPTAPSAAFGLGEKMADPLAMYLNDVFAVPASLAGLPAMSVPAALNREGLPLGLQIIGKAFDEQGVLNAGLAIEERAGFTARAEKWW
- the gatC gene encoding Asp-tRNA(Asn)/Glu-tRNA(Gln) amidotransferase subunit GatC; the encoded protein is MAIDQATVRKIASLARIAISDAEAAAMEGELNGILGWVEQLGEVDVTGVEPMTAVIPNTLRLRDDVIDADPLTGGNRRDDILANAPAAMHGFFGVPKVIE
- a CDS encoding DUF4153 domain-containing protein, whose protein sequence is MTEVAATGAAADSPVNPSRASARLDHNDLPWPLRPWIMAAICAVAGLAMHLLTGHQSDPAYWRSAAAAFVVVATITFVLGVELRRWHWALGFALAWGAVMGLIAWQTAGYNIQGNLIEWPFWSGLVAVLVATPLFQTRRDVAPDWRFWKLWQMPHERLHSHAWTDAVIGAASLAFVGITFLLVVLIGQMFKLIGINLIFDLLNDEWFGWMLAGAAFGGAVGLLRERDRLVSTLQRLVMIVLAVLAPVLAVALVLFLLSLAGTGLQKLWDSGFSTAAVMMGVAAFAVLLANAVIGNGSEDRATNPMLRWAAPVLVVAVLPLAGIAYYSMHLRVIQYGWTPERIWGVIAAVIALAYGLAGVWAVVKERRDFDDMLRPLQQKLAIGLALLALFLALPILDFGAISTRDQLARLKSGATPVEKFDWAALAYDFGPSGRAALKELEKSPVKPRADAAKAALAAKNRWDLTGPEGPTMLKPFVERLRVIPADRPLPAEALDRVSGSYMCSRAKACVAVWLDDKRIGVLGQIAPGESLNFDFVTRNDAGQWVQGDWAKAAPAKKPPVDLSKARIEVENVQQRRVLVDGVQESGTFE
- a CDS encoding DUF3089 domain-containing protein, encoding MARKFLYVIAAIILLIVAAGVVYQLFPGWIARTAFVPSTEFKPQAAVAPNAYDDPEMWFARPGMEKDPSAWRPAADGRETPGTEDAKTGGQLIPPANAAQTTGETPFPQGDAAVFFVHPTSYYSRSSWNAPLEDRDSDHRANLFVQGMASAFADAGEIWAPRYRQATLGAFLAEDRVTAGKAIDSAYRDVEEAFDAFLAAQPKDRPIILAGHSQGALHLTTLLRTRIAGTPLAKRIVAAYVIGWPISLDTDLAGLGLPACQTPEQKGCILGWASFADPADPVMVTDAYDGTIGFDGRPRAGTRMLCTNPLTGVPDTEAPAEANLGTLKPTEGFKSGSLIAGRIGARCDDTRGFLMIGDAEVAKNYVVAGYVLPGNNYHVYDITLFWANVRADALRRLATYEGKPSPVPPPAAPTAPPPASAASSPRT
- the ruvX gene encoding Holliday junction resolvase RuvX, which translates into the protein MITTAAPDFAANFPAGGRLMGLDVGTKTIGVAFCDMNWSFATPDKTIIRKKFSVDLEILKSLIAQHNIVGLVVGLPLNMDGTDSPRTQSTRAFARNLAPLALPLLLWDERWSTAAVERAMIAADVSRAKRATRVDSAAAAFILQGAIDAMTRG
- a CDS encoding DUF1294 domain-containing protein → MSLYIIAWLIAANLIAFVLMILDKKFAESGARRISESTLLGWALVSGAIGTVAASRLVRHKTRKQPFATKMVMLCAAEIVLLALWALGFRVQLTSKI